A region of Cumulibacter manganitolerans DNA encodes the following proteins:
- a CDS encoding acyl-CoA dehydrogenase family protein — MISSGLVAESDEHKAIRDSVAAIAGKFGPDYFLEASRRDGNVDELWDELGRAGLIGVNIPEEFGGGGGGMGESAVVLEELAAHGMPMMVYVVSAVICGSILSLHGSPEQKANWLTGIADGSKKMAFGLTEPNAGSNSHKLQTAARKKGSGWAISGQKYFISAVDQADAILIAARDVDNSTAERSSLSLFLIPLDTPGLTYQRLETVVISPDRQFTVYLDEVTVGPESLIGAAGNGLRLLFDGLNPERIAVAAICAGVGRYALEKASDYARTRQVWSTPIGAHQGLAHPLAEAHVAVQLARMATYRSAELFDTGLPAGESANIAKLAASDASLKALDQAIQTHGGLGLSKEYGLSELWFVTRLMRTAPVSREMVLNFIAQSSLGLPKSY, encoded by the coding sequence GTGATCAGTAGCGGACTCGTTGCTGAATCGGACGAGCACAAGGCGATCCGAGACAGCGTGGCAGCCATCGCCGGCAAGTTCGGCCCGGACTACTTCTTGGAGGCGTCCCGGCGTGACGGCAATGTCGACGAGCTTTGGGACGAGCTCGGTCGAGCGGGACTGATCGGAGTCAATATCCCCGAGGAGTTCGGCGGCGGTGGCGGCGGCATGGGGGAATCTGCCGTCGTGCTTGAAGAGCTCGCTGCGCACGGCATGCCGATGATGGTGTACGTCGTATCCGCCGTCATCTGCGGCTCGATTCTGAGCCTTCACGGATCGCCCGAGCAGAAGGCAAACTGGCTCACCGGCATAGCCGACGGCTCGAAGAAGATGGCGTTCGGCCTCACAGAGCCCAACGCGGGATCGAACAGCCACAAGCTGCAGACGGCCGCGCGCAAGAAAGGCTCCGGCTGGGCCATCTCGGGGCAGAAGTACTTCATCTCAGCGGTCGATCAGGCCGACGCGATCCTGATCGCGGCCCGCGACGTCGACAACTCCACCGCTGAGCGGAGTTCTCTATCGCTCTTCCTGATTCCCCTCGACACTCCTGGGCTGACCTATCAGCGACTTGAGACCGTCGTGATCTCGCCTGACCGACAGTTCACGGTCTATCTCGACGAGGTGACCGTCGGTCCTGAGTCACTGATCGGTGCCGCGGGAAATGGGCTCCGGCTGCTCTTCGACGGCCTCAACCCGGAGCGCATCGCAGTCGCTGCGATTTGCGCCGGAGTAGGTCGCTATGCCCTGGAGAAGGCGTCGGATTACGCCCGTACGCGTCAAGTGTGGTCGACGCCCATCGGAGCTCATCAAGGTCTAGCCCATCCCCTGGCAGAGGCACATGTCGCAGTCCAGCTGGCTCGTATGGCGACGTACCGCAGCGCCGAGCTGTTCGACACTGGGCTGCCGGCAGGTGAGAGCGCGAACATCGCGAAGCTGGCGGCATCCGACGCCTCCCTCAAGGCCCTGGACCAAGCGATCCAGACGCACGGTGGTCTCGGGCTGTCGAAGGAATACGGCCTTTCCGAGCTGTGGTTCGTCACCCGGCTGATGC